One Ostrea edulis chromosome 2, xbOstEdul1.1, whole genome shotgun sequence genomic region harbors:
- the LOC125679351 gene encoding LOW QUALITY PROTEIN: phosphatidylinositol N-acetylglucosaminyltransferase subunit C-like (The sequence of the model RefSeq protein was modified relative to this genomic sequence to represent the inferred CDS: deleted 1 base in 1 codon) translates to MEDTILLSTITVTSFPRYNIFNVSRDLTYDEKMAAPKKVKWRKILYEHQNVPDNYVDDSFLDEMKKNLYIKNYEYWSVVKASGEITQQISSMCLFIVSFIYMDDKRLSPDSLVFITVASSGIGYTVSKLVDKYTESDPTEDGAHRTVLQDLKTFVMFMGFSYCLSPVLVSLTETISTDTIYAMTTVMLLANLAFHNYGVQAAVVSEAFSLNAGLFASVCLASRLHSSWHAFATVTFSLQIFGLWPRLRHKLKDALPALNVMLTMVLGSVALLALFTISMVPAVMFLLGHVFITFVCPAWLTSLQPLKNNIHGPWDEAVIKND, encoded by the exons ATGGAGGACACCATTTTGTTGTCAACAattactgtgacgtcatttcctcgatacaatattttcaatgtaTCACGTGATTTAACATATGAT GAAAAGATGGCGGCGCCCAAGAAAGTCAAGTGGCGAAAAATTTTGTATGAACACCAAAATGTCCCCGACAACTACGTGGATGATTCATTTCTGGATGAAATGAAAAAGAATT tATACATTAAAAACTATGAATATTGGTCTGTTGTAAAGGCATCTGGGGAAATAACTCAGCAGATAAGTAG CATGTGTTTGTTCATTGTGTCTTTTATCTACATGGATGATAAGAGACTTTCCCCAGACAGTCTAGTGTTTATTACTGTTGCCTCCTCTGGAATTGGTTACACTGTTAGTAAACTGGTGGATAAATACACTGAATCAGACCCTACAGAGGATGGGGCTCATAGGACAG TTTTACAAGATTTGAAAACTTTTGTGATGTTCATGGGATTCAGCTACTGTTTGTCCCCGGTGCTTGTATCCTTGACAGAGACCATTTCAACAGACACAATCTATGCCATGACAACTGTGATGCTTCTTGCAAACCTGGCATTTCATAACTACGGTGTACAGGCAGCTGT TGTATCTGAAGCGTTTTCACTGAATGCTGGTCTGTTTGCCTCCGTCTGCCTTGCATCTCGTCTCCACAGCTCTTGGCATGCATTTGCGACTGTTACATTTTCTCTACAAATTTTTGGTCTTTGGCCCAGGCTGAGGCACAAACTGAAG GATGCCCTCCCAGCGCTGAATGTCATGTTGACAATGGTGTTAGGATCTGTGGCACTGTTAGCTTTGTTTACCATTTCCATGGTACCAGCAGTCATGTTCCTTCTGGGTCATGTCTTCATAACCTTTGTCTGCCCTGCCTGGTTGACAAGTCTGCAGCCTCTCAAAAA CAATATCCATGGGCCTTGGGATGAAGCTGTGATAAAAAATGATTGA